The following DNA comes from Cucumis sativus cultivar 9930 chromosome 7, Cucumber_9930_V3, whole genome shotgun sequence.
ACCTTCCCTTGTGTCATTGGGCTCAAATCGGATAGCAAGGTGTGCATGCAAACAAACAACCAAGGGGGATGGGGGCACACTCCAGTGAGGTTAGCAAAAGCGTGTAGTTTGACAAATGTGTGGGGTCACTCAAGTCTGTGCAGTGTCAAGGAGCTACCTTGACCAGCTTTCGGTTTCCTTTAGTCCTCCAACGGGACTAATACTCACAAATAGGTTCATGGCATAAAAATCACTTGAGAGAGATAGAGACGGAAGTAATTAGTGGAAATATCTTCTTTATTGACATAAAAATCACTACACTATACAAGATAATCAAGAGAGAAGAACCACTCTTCAGATatgtgaaaactaaaatgtggATGTGTGTTGGAAAAACCCCAAGCACACTTATATAGTGGGGAAGGGAAGTTATTTGGTGATAGGGGAGTGGCATTAGTGGGTAGTTATTCCTGCCACTTTACATGCTCGGCTACTCCTTTATCAACTACACTATTAGACTAACAAATGGGGTAGTGGACTTTAACTTCCAAAAATAACTCCCCCTCCCACTAATGCTCATTTTTTACCGCCTCCTAGCCTCCATGGATGGATGACAAGTGTCCCTCCACTGACCACTTCTAGTGATGCCACGAGTGCAAAGGAAGTTCCTTCGAACGGTTGCTTGAAAGGTAATGCCCGAGGGTTTGGTGGCATGTCCACTCGAGGGCTTGGTGGCGTGTCTGCCCAACCCGTGGCATTGCTACCCATGGCACTGCCGACGTTCGTGTGTGCCTTGTTTGGCCTGCCatcacacacgcacacactTGCCACCCACTCCATGTGGCAGTTGCTCTCATGCACACCACCCCTGCGCATGTCATGCACCCATGCTCCACAACAGGTGCGCGCAATTCCCACTTATAGCCCTTTGTCCACTGCGTTCAAGAAGGTTAGCGCTGACACATTGGTACTGCCAAATGTGCCACACCCCACCACCTACTTTCTAGGCGCTATGTCTTGTTCGGCCTCCCTAAAAGTTGAGGCATTCACGCACCCATCTTACTCAACCACCGTCATCAGGTGGGGGTCCTAGATGCATTGACCGTTCGTTGACTTCGTCCTCGAGCAGTCCACCATCGATCAGTTGTCACTCTATTGTCTGTGGCCCCATGCCACGACTAACCTCTCAAGGCAAGCTCGATGTTAGTTTTAGGGGTCTGACACCTTGCCTCTAAAAGTCTTTAGCTCCCATCTTCAATCCAGTTTCATTGCCCTCTGAAATTCCCTCCGGTAGAGTTCCAAGTTTCAACCCATCAGccaatttgttttcttcttcttccttctcttcttcgtcCAGATTTGGGAAAAGGgcaaagacaaaaaaaacattcaaaatcaaGACTTTACCGAAACTCTTTAAACCATTCAGCATCCCCAAAACACTTTGTTAGAGAGAGACGTTGAAGGGGGTCTCTAAAAAGAGGTTTACAAAGGCAAAGTTCATTTGATTTCATATCAAAATACTCGTCTTTGGGCTTTTAGAGACAAAATGTGCAAAACTTCAAGCCCCTATCTCTTTCAACAGGCCAATTCCTCAGAGTAAGATCCATCCAAAGTTtaaatactttgttttttctttacctAATTCAAATGTGTAAAGTTCTTGAAAGGTTCTTCTAGCCAAATTTCAGTTCCCTCGTAAAAAATGCTTGTATCAAATTTTAGTTCTCCATTTAGTGTGAGTATTAAGAAAGATTATCATTTGATAAGATCAGATGAGAAGATCAATCGTTGAAAAACCCTTTAGAAATGAGTCTAAATTCTCTGTTTCAAACTGGggaagatttaattttttagaagcATGCCTCTACCTCTGGAATTCCCTCAAAAGCTCATCAATGTGGTATTCCAGCTCATTTAAAGTCCTTTGTTGAAGAATATGGGATAGCTTCGGCTTGAGCACTAAATGGTTCTTcagacatttaattttaaaagatgtaTGGGAATTTAGTGATTCTCAAGGCCCATTGGAAGGATTGTGTAAGGACCCTAGATAGGAAAATAGTGGATTAttaggagaaaataaaaatggttgttaGTGAGGTCATATTAGTAAATAGATAGTAAGTTGGTTAagtctttttgttataaatagtagGAGAGGGGTTGGGGAGAAGTATGAAGAATTTTGTAGAGAGATTTCCTTGTAAGGGAACCTTGGGAGAGTCTAGCCCTCTCGAAAAGCTAGAGTTACTTGTTACTTGTTCTTATGAtcttttagtatatatttcataattaaatgTTCTTTTAAGAGTTCTTGAgatcatcttttcttcttgagaTAATCCTTGTTAGGTGGGATCCTAACAGATTGTTCAACCAAgataatggtttttttttgtaaaatgagaGATTTCATGTTTGGACTTTTTCCTCtacatttctttcttccttgCAGAATTTTGTTCAACCAATTGAAGCTTTGATGGGCTTTTTCACTAGTACACATGCAGTTTTTATTGGTGAGATGAAAGATTTCAACAAGTCTTCCGGGGCACAggattgtatttttaaatcaagCTTGAAGCAGCCAGATTGGTTGCCTTCTCTTGGTGTTTTCCTTTCCATTCGTTTTTTAAGCAATTTGTGATCAAGATTTCAGCTGATTTGGGGCTCCTTGTTGAATGATCTTTCATtttgctttgtatttagttcttgtttttcttgggTTCCAGAGGGTTTTGTCCAGCTCGCtgtatttttaatatgttatCTTGGTTTATGTtgtatttgttcttttagCCTTTTCTAGTCTTGGTAtatttctcttgtactttgagcattagtcttttttattaattataaaaaggcTCGTTTTTcgtttcaaaaagaaaaaatagaaagttgTTTCAAATAAAGCTATGCCAAAATAGTGAAGAGCTACTATTACAAGTAAAATAGTAAAGAGTTACATCACTGAACAAAAGATCAACAGGGCTGGGGATAAAATGACAAGAACCTAAAAGTTGATTATTTGGCACACCCCGTAGTGAAAAATACACAGAACACACCACATAACAAGCAAGAGAAAGaattagtaaaatttaaaataagaacatCAATGATCCCATGAACTTTTTTTACCTGAAGGATAAGCTCCTTAGACTCATTATCTGAAAGAGAGGAAACATAAAAACTCTGCAGATCCTCATGAATTGAGTTCTTGATATATAACCGGGCATCATCATCAACATTAATCCCCACATAGACTAGGCGCAACATCCATAGCCTTTCAGATTTGAAGTTTACGGAGCTGCTCCAGAGAAAATTCTTAAACAGAGGAATGGACTGCAATTGCcaatagaataaagaaaattgggCAGCTTCAGACGTGAATTATAAAGTACAGTGTATGCtagaaatttggaatttgCAAAGAAAATCTAACTGCAACagcaaaaattttgaaatcatgaGCTTAAccaaaaaacttttttttttttttttttgcctcaTGTTCATTCCACATGCATATTTTCACTGATTTCTTATTATAAAACACATATAACTGCTTCGTTAAAGACATGCatcaatcataaaaatattacCTTACTATTCAACCTAGTAGATCGCACCAAAAATTTACTTATTGCTGCATAATGATGATGGGATGGttccaataaaataaaggatGCCTCTGCAGCGAAAAGAGCAATGATGGAAGGAATTCTCTGCCATGGCTCTTCAATGCCGTTCTGCACGTATGTTAAGAGGAGCCGAAGTCTCGTGGTACCCTTTCTTCTCTTACCATTCTGCAAAGAAAAGGTTTTGTCTTGGCTGTAAAAGAGTTGGAGGAAAAACCCATAAACTTTAAAGGGGAAAAAAGTGAAATCCAGTGATGCAGTgcaatattctatttttacttGGGTTAGGTAGACTTAGACTCCACCCTCCATTCAGTTAAGGGAAGTTTGTTTCTTTGGCCAAAAAAACATGTATTCAACTATAAACCTAACAAGTGTATCTAGAGTGTCTCAACACCCTTTGAGCCATGTGAAGCACTCAATCACAAGCTGTTGCACATAGGTatttcattaacaaaaaaaaatatttgtttgatgaaatCAATGCCTTTCAtggagaaaaaaggaaagaatacaagggcatACAGCAATCCAAAAAACCACCCAATTCGGAAACCAACTAAGTAAAATGTTTCTTGCGGAATAATTACAGCAGCTCTTTGAAATCAAAGCCCAAAGGGACACACGAAATCTAACCAAAGACCAAATCTCACTATGCACCTGCTCCCTACCCTGAAACACCCGATTGTTCCTCCCACCCCAAATGTCCCAAATAACCGCGCGCACCCTGACAAGccataaaaaaaactctttattTCTAAAGGGCAGATGGAGGAGAACTCCTCGATTGTCGCACTGACCCTCCACAAACCAACAAAGCTAACACCAAACTCCTGAAGGAAAGAGCTCCAAACAGCTCGAGCATACTGGCAATCCCAATATATATGATCAAGATCTTCCTCTGCCTTCCGCTAAAGCATGCAACAAAAAGGTTCAACAAGCAAAGTTCTCCTCCTAATAAGCCTATCAACGGTATTAACCCGACCAAGCATGACTTACCAAATAAAGAACCTAACTTTCTTAGAAACCTTAGCAGACCACATCAAAAACTGACTCCTTGAGGGGCAGGATCCAACAACAGATGAAACAAGGATTTACAAGTATAACCCCGACTAGGATTAGGGTTCCAAACACTAACATCCCTTCTCCCCTTTCTAAAAAAGCACTCCTCAAGCAAGGAAGAAAGAGAGGCCACCTCCGTCGTTTCCCTAGTGGTTAAATTACGACAGAGCCTGAAAGAGAAAGACACGGGATTCTCATAACAAACCAAAAGATCTGAAATCGTACAATTTTTTGAAGaggataaataataaagatgcagaaataaagaacaaagacAATTCTCCCCTACCCACTGATCCTCCCAAAAATAAGTGTCCTTACCATCCCCCACAAAACAACAAGTAAACCGAGAGAAAGTAAGGAGCTCGAAAGAGATATTTTTCAAGGATTTTTGGAATGTGCCTTTAAGGCCCCTTTTGTCGTCCACTCAAAGGGATGAGAGTCATGCTTGCTCACAATAATCCTATGCCATAAAGAATCAGGTTAGAGAGAAAAGCGCCAGAACCACTTTGCCAACAACGCTCTGTTGCAGATTCTAATATTACCAATCTCTAAACACCCCTAACTCACAGCCGCCCCACCACCTCCCAACTTACCAAATACGACCCATGACCTTCATCCACCCCCTCACGCAGAGAATCTCTCATGTACTTTTCAATGCTCTTGTACACCAAACGAGGGGCCCTGAACAAGGAAAGGTAATACACTGGGATCCCACTCAGCATGGATCCAATCAGAGTCAATCTACCAGCTTTGGAGAAGAACCCTTTCTTCCACACCGCCAATCACTTATGTATTTTCTTACAAATGGGATCCCAAaaggattaaaaaatatatatgctaTATAACCAAATTCCAAAATGAGAACATTGTAAAAGCAAGTAAACAATTACAAGAGCCATAGAACTACAAACCACATACACCTAATTCCAGCTAAATTAAACTCTACTTTTATGCCCCTAAATATGGCTTCGtttcttttgcatattttctcacttttttatCTGAATTCTAATACGCATTCCATTATTGAATTCTTTTAAAGGTGATAAACACATGTTTTCACACATAAGACAGTAGTGTCACCAAAACACTAAAAATTCTTCACAGCATTCTTTACAAGCCTGGCTATCCTCTGCTAAATCAACTAGaaaccatattttaaaaagaatattaggATTACCTCCACCGTGTTTTTCAGTGCCCCAAGAGTTCCGTAGcctaattttcttaatttgtcaTTAGCTGAAGACAAACTAACAAATGCAACTGCAAGCAAACCCAAAGTAGCAAATTCTAAAGCTTCGATGTATCCCATTGACAGAGCATGAATCGAAAACCGCAAGACATAAATCGGATCATATCGTTCAGGTTCAGTACCATGATAATGTCCCTGCATCAGTGCATTAGGGTATTCATTTGGAACAGAAAAGTATAAACAAATTGTAAGAAGACTTTTAATTTGTGGCAATACATGatactaaaattattgtttaccTTAAAGAGATCATCTAGATCCTTTACTCGATATTTCTTCAAACGTGATTCTTCATCCGATTCAGTTCTATCATAAGGAAACCATAGCACCGTGGACACACATATTCTGGGATCAACAGGAAGATTTTCTCTAAATTGATTTCGATGACGTTCTTTAACAGCTTCAGCATCATTGCTGATATTTGAGGAAGGTTCCTGCTCTAGAAGCCGTTCTTTTGAAACTCCCAATACAGCATTCCCCCATAAGAAATCCATTTGGACTTGATTTTTTGCATCTGATCCAATTATAGTTTCAATGTCATTTAATGTCATCAAGATAGTAGAGTCAGTTTCACTGACAGTGGCACCATAAGAAGACAGAAGCAGTGCATACAGTTCTCTGAAATTTATGGTATCATCTTTTCCATAGCCACCATGGCATACCTTCATCAGCACAAGTATGTGGACCAACTTAACAATTACCAACCGTTTCAAGTCTGTCTGAGTGGCTTTTGAATCTTGCTTGAAATTTGTTTCCCGCTGACTACTTGATGGTATAACAAGTGATCTTAGTATGCTGGACATCGGCCTCAAAAAAGTTTCAATGGAATGAGAAGGTTTTGGAGTTGATTGGATAGTGGGAGCAAACTGGGAGTGTGCAAGAAGCAGCTGCAAATATGCATCTACTGCGAACTTGCCATCAGATAACAAATCTAGAATGCTGTAAAGAATGTTTACTGTTGTTGGATCCTCGAACCTATACAAGAGGGAAAATCTCATCAATTGCTCTAGGAAGGGAATGGATGGTTGTTTGACAAGCGCACCATGCATTTCTGTGCTGAGTTCAAGAATATTGTTCAGTAAGAAAAGCTCCAAGTATCTGAATAACCTTGATTTGCCCATTTCTTTCTCATAAATATCAGAGATAAAAGCAAATCTTTTCACTATCCACTGCCAGATGCCCACCAAAGTATTCAAGTACTGCAATCTTGAGGATTCTTCATTATTTGACCTTCTTGCTGAAGATTGTTCTGTTGACTCGTCTTCTCCTGAAAAAGATTGAATGCCGCAGCCTTCTGGAAATAACAACACCCTACAAAATGATATCTTCGAAACAACCTTGCTGAGAAAATTGAATACCTGGTTTGGTGAATAAGAGTCAAGTTCATCAACCTCAAATCCTAAAACTTCATCAGTTGAACAAGAAGCTGggaaaatgtaattaaaaactttCAATCGCATCTTCACTGTCACCAGATCTCCATTAAGTGCAAAGCAGTGCCTTAGCATACCCACTGCTTTTCCAAGAAGACTGTTATTAACAAGATCAATAAAATCTCGAGTAGTTGATGGAATTAAATCACCAAATTCTTCGTCGAAAGTACTATTAGTCACAAAGATCTTCCATTTACGAAAAAGAATTCTTGAATATGCTGAAGATATGACTTTGGAATTATAACAGCATTTCTTTCCAAACTTCGCAACAACTGAATTCAAGTATGTCAAAGAACTGGGCAGAAGAATCAAAAGTTTGTCTTCCATCTCATTGTCCATGTGACGAGAATGCCTGTCCATAATATCCACAATGGAGTGCCCAAAGATTGACAAATGCAAGGAGCTAGCCTcagtaagaaaaaacaacagtTTAGCTTTTTCCTTGTTGGTCCTATCGAAGCAATAAGAAATCAACTCACTAGGCATGTTCATAATAGATCTGAACGTTGCTAAATGTATTTGATCAAAGTATTCACATAGCATGGATTTCTTAGCACAAATAGCCTTAACCACTTCAAGCAAGCATGCATCTGCAAACTCTGATTTGTAATGTACTGCAAATACATTTGTTTTAGTGTAAATTTCATCAATGATGTTACATACATCCTTCTCATCCATTTTCCTGAGTAAATGGTACGGTAATCTTTTAGATAATGGTAACTGCAAATAGCCTGTAACATCTTTAAAAGCAATGACAGCAATACCGAATCCAAATGATAGACCATGAATCTGGGTCATTTCAGATTTCTGTACGACAAAGCCATTGGTATTTACTCTCTTTAATATCCAAATCACTAAttcaagaagatcaaaaggaaatataaaatgatttaaagaGTGTAAAGCAAAAAACAGGGGGAGAAGCGGTATTGGGTCCATTGTCTCAGTAAAGATATCAAATCGGTCCCTGAACTCAGATAATAGCCTCTGTATGAAGACATTAAAAGTCTCCACTACCCCTCTGAATGTCGAATCTTGGTCATCACATGAGGTTATGAGATACTCACAAGAAGTGGTCAATAAGTTGACAATGTGATGATCTAATATATTAACACTCTTCCGAGACAACTGAACCAAAGattccaaatttaaatcaatagcATCGAACACCAAGTTCCCAGGACAGTTTAGGGAGCAGGACAAAGATGATATTACAGCAGGATGAGAGAAGATGGTTTCTGCTACATCTTGAACCTCTAGCCTTAACAGAGAGCCCTTGTAATCTCCTACAGCAACAGATTGAGTTCTTGTAGCTAGCAACTTAGCTAAGATGTTCTGAACAAGTACAATGCAAATTTGGGAAAGCTTCTCAAGTTCAACTAAAGGCTTAAATCTATAAGAGATCCGTATTTGATACATCCAAAATAGGACTAGCTGTAAATAAGGCAATAGAAGATGATCAAATGTCAACTCACTTAGTTTTAGCAGAAGGAAATCTTGTATCTTCAGGAGTACGAGAGAATTGGAATGATGAGTGCACATAATTGCAGGAAATAATACATGAAATGGAGTTTTCTTCAAGAAGGTGGAAAATCCAAGGGACGATGCttcaattttatcaaactccatgttacaatttttttcttcgtcGTTCATTAAGTGACAATGATCAGCAAAAACATCTTCCCTAGGCATAGTAGAAATTCTGCGGGAGAAGAGTAATAGATTTTTCAATGGTCTCCACTCACAGTTTGAACTTCCAGATTCCACATCTAAAGGACCATGGTCGTCAAATCTCTTAGACAAGATAGATTCAATCGCTGAGGCCAGTAATTGAGCATCAACCTAtcacaaataaatacataatttgATGTCAGTTTTTAAACAACCTCACTACTAGAAACCCTCATAAAAATAACGTGCACCTGAGTCTGCAGGAGATACTTTAGCGTACTGCTCACATAATTAGATATAGCGGCTTTGTCAAGTTGGGTGAAGGTTACAGAATCAGAATTGAGCAATCTTAGACACTTCTGCAGAACACATATGACGATTGGGCTGAAATTAGGTGAGACATCTgcaaaaagaacaataaaatgaCAGATGGAAGTGTATGCTTCATGAGTTCCAAATATTTGTGGTTAAATGTATAAAGGCCATGTGAAATTGTaagaaaattaggaaaaaaggGTAACAGTAACATCATCTTTTCAACATAAAGTCAAGCGCCTCAACAATTGGTTTATCAAGTTAATCCAGAAAATATGTGATTAAGTAAAACAAAGCAGCTGagataaaaggaagaaagtcTACGTATACAACTTACAAATTACCTTTAGCACCTTTTAA
Coding sequences within:
- the LOC101215477 gene encoding uncharacterized protein LOC101215477 isoform X2 is translated as MPKSFKRGQPAFCSTYLEEFPYNLEDFLSSNWFSVVSLIVKLVSSVSSGLSTESIVSQSDDTTLFDSTYLKSILRCLSSRPFNRSTINKGLLHSNILVKHGTLRLLLEALKLVDSLFVVLNKASSINTEKMLYWLSLKQELENEVQILLPDPQVLLTLLSSLASQSRVQGVNLKRTSGLERSFHGVKKLKTTSPDRDTDIIVIGVVSNPDIDEKMGDICTVETSEPERELMISVAELWDLDPLSALVEVKDAEMYFVSKLLNGLTIYHRRLPHTLEGSFEFFINLLGNPLLLPTILQHSLLSLLIEYIPSSSVRSTHFRTPPGMYKHLQPFITLFIRSPDNGIRDKAYYLAQASILSTGALDQNVYEGGSWFLFLSNYDRETSFMELGKESSENLIYTVISFLCDAISTVGNNLFKYWGIVKSYTDQLKGAKDVSPNFSPIVICVLQKCLRLLNSDSVTFTQLDKAAISNYVSSTLKYLLQTQVDAQLLASAIESILSKRFDDHGPLDVESGSSNCEWRPLKNLLLFSRRISTMPREDVFADHCHLMNDEEKNCNMEFDKIEASSLGFSTFLKKTPFHVLFPAIMCTHHSNSLVLLKIQDFLLLKLSELTFDHLLLPYLQLVLFWMYQIRISYRFKPLVELEKLSQICIVLVQNILAKLLATRTQSVAVGDYKGSLLRLEVQDVAETIFSHPAVISSLSCSLNCPGNLVFDAIDLNLESLVQLSRKSVNILDHHIVNLLTTSCEYLITSCDDQDSTFRGVVETFNVFIQRLLSEFRDRFDIFTETMDPIPLLPLFFALHSLNHFIFPFDLLELVIWILKRVNTNGFVVQKSEMTQIHGLSFGFGIAVIAFKDVTGYLQLPLSKRLPYHLLRKMDEKDVCNIIDEIYTKTNVFAVHYKSEFADACLLEVVKAICAKKSMLCEYFDQIHLATFRSIMNMPSELISYCFDRTNKEKAKLLFFLTEASSLHLSIFGHSIVDIMDRHSRHMDNEMEDKLLILLPSSLTYLNSVVAKFGKKCCYNSKVISSAYSRILFRKWKIFVTNSTFDEEFGDLIPSTTRDFIDLVNNSLLGKAVGMLRHCFALNGDLVTVKMRLKVFNYIFPASCSTDEVLGFEVDELDSYSPNQVFNFLSKVVSKISFCRVLLFPEGCGIQSFSGEDESTEQSSARRSNNEESSRLQYLNTLVGIWQWIVKRFAFISDIYEKEMGKSRLFRYLELFLLNNILELSTEMHGALVKQPSIPFLEQLMRFSLLYRFEDPTTVNILYSILDLLSDGKFAVDAYLQLLLAHSQFAPTIQSTPKPSHSIETFLRPMSSILRSLVIPSSSQRETNFKQDSKATQTDLKRLVIVKLVHILVLMKVCHGGYGKDDTINFRELYALLLSSYGATVSETDSTILMTLNDIETIIGSDAKNQVQMDFLWGNAVLGVSKERLLEQEPSSNISNDAEAVKERHRNQFRENLPVDPRICVSTVLWFPYDRTESDEESRLKKYRVKDLDDLFKGHYHGTEPERYDPIYVLRFSIHALSMGYIEALEFATLGLLAVAFVSLSSANDKLRKLGYGTLGALKNTVENGKRRKGTTRLRLLLTYVQNGIEEPWQRIPSIIALFAAEASFILLEPSHHHYAAISKFLVRSTRLNSKSIPLFKNFLWSSSVNFKSERLWMLRLVYVGINVDDDARLYIKNSIHEDLQSFYVSSLSDNESKELILQVMKKSVKLQRMAFYLVENGLFSWLCSIISTSSRRLTEDQKSIFPKQLALVLEVVNNVISFRNICEWLQKDALEQLMEFSSNIFKILVGGEQLLLIEGALVNQILQIITSVLRISQKRKIFQPHFTFSIEGLFHIYQAVHKLDCTRLGSNSASGLKMILMNMPQISLLRMDPKRCSGFLSWAVSTALEFDSRMIAKESHLGLISESDEEHFDESLTSKLLRWLSASAILGKVSLKFDCMHLRTSERLSGTLYSLLEHVKNTRDDNSLQEFGCEGLLAANIFYLQQHLQSSFMVLPVVISALCLLLFDALISADLFHSEGADLAQHLSKIRCPEEVNPAWRWTFYQPWKDYSLELTNLQKMDEVHACQTLQLVISNILSKKPLDLQVLLPQDIEISRVFEWERNLIRTQDSNPQQKKVSL
- the LOC101215477 gene encoding uncharacterized protein LOC101215477 isoform X3; translation: MDARNANLEAKLKELLFKINSLEVKICSDATKEFIKLLTGDNGCKLLNLYAKTSPKCSELLDAWKLQRGKAGMPYIFSLVSAILSHPDGIYRVNDLERLSTSRVLDMLARSLVEECLGDINSELGSQEVKRQNAALLLMSSIVRRGSRLASQVAKNFDFKLRAFSKLTEFRQKPSQKRSKHSSRKLFVGFAMSFLEVGKPELLRWVLQQREVYAGVLRGLANDDEETITYVLSTLRDKVLVDESLVPPGLRSVLFGSVTLEQLATICERENGGLAAETAYQVLTMVCTDPCNGLMPSLKRCPNPLKGNPKRLLDLMKKLKATGVIYHRDLLLAIIRGQPAFCSTYLEEFPYNLEDFLSSNWFSVVSLIVKLVSSVSSGLSTESIVSQSDDTTLFDSTYLKSILRCLSSRPFNRSTINKGLLHSNILVKHGTLRLLLEALKLVDSLFVVLNKASSINTEKMLYWLSLKQELENEVQILLPDPQVLLTLLSSLASQSRVQGVNLKRTSGLERSFHGVKKLKTTSPDRDTDIIVIGVVSNPDIDEKMGDICTVETSEPERELMISVAELWDLDPLSALVEVKDAEMYFVSKLLNGLTIYHRRLPHTLEGSFEFFINLLGNPLLLPTILQHSLLSLLIEYIPSSSVRSTHFRTPPGMYKHLQPFITLFIRSPDNGIRDKAYYLAQASILSTGALDQNVYEGGSWFLFLSNYDRETSFMELGKESSENLIYTVISFLCDAISTVGNNLFKYWGIVKSYTDQLKGAKDVSPNFSPIVICVLQKCLRLLNSDSVTFTQLDKAAISNYVSSTLKYLLQTQVDAQLLASAIESILSKRFDDHGPLDVESGSSNCEWRPLKNLLLFSRRISTMPREDVFADHCHLMNDEEKNCNMEFDKIEASSLGFSTFLKKTPFHVLFPAIMCTHHSNSLVLLKIQDFLLLKLSELTFDHLLLPYLQLVLFWMYQIRISYRFKPLVELEKLSQICIVLVQNILAKLLATRTQSVAVGDYKGSLLRLEVQDVAETIFSHPAVISSLSCSLNCPGNLVFDAIDLNLESLVQLSRKSVNILDHHIVNLLTTSCEYLITSCDDQDSTFRGVVETFNVFIQRLLSEFRDRFDIFTETMDPIPLLPLFFALHSLNHFIFPFDLLELVIWILKRVNTNGFVVQKSEMTQIHGLSFGFGIAVIAFKDVTGYLQLPLSKRLPYHLLRKMDEKDVCNIIDEIYTKTNVFAVHYKSEFADACLLEVVKAICAKKSMLCEYFDQIHLATFRSIMNMPSELISYCFDRTNKEKAKLLFFLTEASSLHLSIFGHSIVDIMDRHSRHMDNEMEDKLLILLPSSLTYLNSVVAKFGKKCCYNSKVISSAYSRILFRKWKIFVTNSTFDEEFGDLIPSTTRDFIDLVNNSLLGKAVGMLRHCFALNGDLVTVKMRLKVFNYIFPASCSTDEVLGFEVDELDSYSPNQVFNFLSKVVSKISFCRVLLFPEGCGIQSFSGEDESTEQSSARRSNNEESSRLQYLNTLVGIWQWIVKRFAFISDIYEKEMGKSRLFRYLELFLLNNILELSTEMHGALVKQPSIPFLEQLMRFSLLYRFEDPTTVNILYSILDLLSDGKFAVDAYLQLLLAHSQFAPTIQSTPKPSHSIETFLRPMSSILRSLVIPSSSQRETNFKQDSKATQTDLKRLVIVKLVHILVLMKVCHGGYGKDDTINFRELYALLLSSYGATVSETDSTILMTLNDIETIIGSDAKNQVQMDFLWGNAVLGVSKERLLEQEPSSNISNDAEAVKERHRNQFRENLPVDPRICVSTVLWFPYDRTESDEESRLKKYRVKDLDDLFKGHYHGTEPERYDPIYVLRFSIHALSMGYIEALEFATLGLLAVAFVSLSSANDKLRKLGYGTLGALKNTVENGKRRKGTTRLRLLLTYVQNGIEEPWQRIPSIIALFAAEASFILLEPSHHHYAAISKFLVRSTRLNSKSIPLFKNFLWSSSVNFKSERLWMLRLVYVGINVDDDARLYIKNSIHEDLQSFYVSSLSDNESKELILQVGNPIGSWMAEQKMICQGLPASL